Within the Arachis duranensis cultivar V14167 chromosome 10, aradu.V14167.gnm2.J7QH, whole genome shotgun sequence genome, the region tttaatgataaaaaataaattttttactaaagagtatttttataaaaataatttattttttcttaaaaaatggataaaattaatattagttaatacaaaaaatttaaaataaattaaagagtgagctttttaaaaactataaaggagaaaaatatatattttacaaataaaaagaagagaaatattattttagcatcttttaaaaaaggagagtgaaatattattattattattattattattattattattattattattatttcaacccaaaataattttttgttcaaaGCCATAGATTTTCACAACAGCCCACCTGAAAAAGAAACGGCATCCACATACCCATTACCAACAAAAACagacaaaaatattatctttcttAATCATGTGTTCATGCttctaaattaatatattttattaaataattaatccaACACAAAGTGACACAATCTTGTACTCGCTGCTATTCTCTCAGTTTTTATCTACACTTGCAGGTAAAATAATACCACGCGTACAACTTATCTTATTGACACCTCATTTCAGTCGGtgctaaaaaaaaattactttagcACCGTAGCACTTCCTTCTTTATTAAAGTAGTCTCTTTATAAATAAATGAGTAAAGGACAAATTCGTCTCTGACCTTTTTTTTCCGCAGACATTTTCGTCCCTGGAAATTGGAAAATACTTTAATGTCCCTGACCTCCCGAAAAAGTGGACATATTTAACCCTCCGTTAGAGTCGCTCCATTTGCCCTGACGAAAAACAGTGACTTGGCTCCCGTGGCGCTGACCTGGCCGTTACGGTCTGCCACGTGGGATGGACTTTTGAAAAGAGGACGTATTAGTCTCCAAGAACCAAAATGTCGTCGTTTTTCCCCCACCCCAATTTATGAAATTCTTGAGCCCTAATCCTTCGAATGTAGTGTGAGGGTGAAGCGGGTGAAGCAGGTGAAGGAAGAAAGGGAGCATTCCAACCCATGGCATCCAATGAAGTGTCGTCAAGCTCGAGAAGAAGCTTGGTTCCGAACGGGAAGGATGAAAAAGAGGGCGTGTCACCAAAGTACTTCTATGGAGAAAACGCAATCCTATTCATGTCGAGGATGACCAGCAATCCGAACATATTGTTTCTAGGATGTCCGTTTTATAAGGTATGTAAAGCAAATCTATGTAACTCCCTTTGTGTTAGGGTTTATCCTCAATTCCTGATTTTCTGAGCTTTGTGGATTAATTTTGTGTAGGTAAGACAACCATAttgcaagtttttttttttggctggACGAACACATAGCTGGTCTTGGTGTTGGTGTTACAAGGTATCTGGGGAAGGAGCAAATTTTTTATGGGAAAGAGCGTCACTGGAACAAAGATATGAAAAACAGGATAATGTTGTTGGAGAAGAGGATAGAAGCGTTAAAGGTGAAAAAAATCCAATAGGGTGGAGCATATATGTGATGTTTATTGTCctgattgttgttgtttttagtTGTAAGAAATGATGTAAGACATGCCAAATTGTTGAAAATGAAATGTGTAAATTATTTGTATATCTGGTATCATTTTGTAGCATGTATGTGACTATGTATGTATGAAATGAAAGTTGGCAAAATCACAGGAAATCAAACATTCAACGACTGATATTTAGGGTGTGAAACTAAATGTTCATCATCTAAATTGacaccaaaataaaagaaaattaatttcgCAGAAATGTGTATACATGTATGGCATGCTACCATTAACATGTCCTTAGTTGACAAGTAATGTTTAAACTAAAAAAGGAATTTGTATCTAGAATTTGCCATTAACAGTTACATTGGGTCACatctaaacaaaaaaaacataatgTCGTCAGTCTTCACTCATGTTGATTCCCTAGATATTGGGTCACTTGGTACACAGTGGAGCTTCCTGATTGTGTGCAGCAGTTGGGGTGTTAGATGGAGTTGTTCTTTGGGAGAGTTCCTGAGTTGGTGCTTCCTGCGGTGTGCTAGACTGTCCTTTAACCAGTGGTGTCAGTGGCCTGAAAATCTTCTGCTTTGGTCTGAATTTCCATGGTTTCGGGCGAGAAGTGTTGTTTACCATTGATGGAGCCTTGCCTAGAGCTTTAAATGGAGGGGTTGTAGTCGAGGATAGTGGCCTGAATGGAGTGACTGTTGGCCCTGGAGGTGCTATCACAAGTGTGGATCTAGTAACCCTGGTTGGACCTGGTGCAACATTTGCATGATTTGGTATGACTGCATTCAGAACCTGCACGCAGGAGGACATCAAcccatgaaaaaaaataaagcacaTCAACTGGGATTCAAACAATTCATATGTCAAATTAATCACAAAGACAAACAATTGCATAATTACAGTAGTTGCTTGTTGCAAGGGTGTTGTGTTGCTTGATGGCTGCTTGAAGAATCCTGGAGAGTTAATGAACATGGTCTATCAGTTTAATAATAAGACAGATTAGTCCCGTAGATTTTCTACACTAAGACACACTGATCCTTGACGAATATGGTACTAATACTCATTCACCCATAAAGTATATGCCACTAAGACAGATAAATCCCTGACAAACTTAATGTTAAATCAGAATTATTGCAGGAGTGTATAGTAAAAACCACTTATACACAAAGTGATCTTACCCCTGGGGGTGGAGCTGACTGGGACAAAGGAAGCACAACCAGTGCTTGAGAGCTGcttcctcctttcttcttaGGCTGCTTTGTTTTCGGCTTCCAATTGGGGTTTGATGGAGCTCCCTTACAGATTTTGTAGTTGTGGCCCTTTTCACCACACTTGTTGCAAGTCACAGAGAATGACTTCTTCAATTTTCTCCCTTGCATCAATGGTTTAGCAGGATCTTTCTGCCTATTGTGAACTTTTGGCTGGCCAATAGGTCTCTTGATGATGGGTGGGTTTGGTTGTGAGAAGTCAGTTCGGGACCAAAATTTTGCACTGAGGATTAGTTTGATGCAGTGTGCATACATCCTCTTGATTGATTCCATACACAACCAGGGGTGCACATAATCTTCTGCCTTGTCACGTCTCTTCCCAATAGCAACAAGTGCATGTGTGCATGGCATCCCTGACCAAATAATGTATTCAATTTCAACGGTGAACAAACAATTAACAATATAGTCAATGAACTACAAGTAAATATAAACAGCACCAGTGAGTTGCCATCGGTTGCAAGAGCAGTTGTACTTAATGAGGTCGACATAAACCTTGTTAGCTTTGCGGCTCACCTCAAACCTTTTTCTTTCGTTGTCTCCAACCCACTTTGGCGTCCACTTCGTGCTAAGATTAATTAATCTTTCCATCCTTTTTTGCTGTACTGGGGCTAGCTTGCCAGGGTGATTTTTCAAAACTCGCGTGTGATTTACCATCCTTTTCATCAGGTAACACCTGATTTCTTCACACATAGTGAGGATTGGCTTGCAGCGGTAGTTAACAATTTTGGCATTGAACACCTCACACATGTTGTTTGTAAGGTTATCAACCTTCGGCCCATGCGATAAGTATGCCTTTACCCATGTCTCTAGCTCAAACTTAGTAAGGTATTCCACCTGTGGTTTGCATCATCTCCTATGTCCGCCTGAAGATTAGTCAGGAACCACTTCCAGACATCCTTGGTGTCAGCCCTAACAACCCCGTACGCAACAACATAAAATCTAGGTCCATCTCTGGAAACCTCTCTTCCTTACCATTTTGATAAATAAGGGCACTATCACTACCTCTCATGAAGTTGCCTCTATGGTGAAAAACTGGCACCATAAAAGCATCCACCATCTGAAATTGACCAACAAACAACCATGTGTCAGTATTAggatagattcaaaatttattacaaaaccCCCGTTGCCCTAACACAATACCTCCTACTACTACTACACATGAtgctctaaaaataatttttaaccctCATTACACCACTGTTACACATACTGTCAACATGCACACATGATGACTTCATCCTTAGTACATACATCAACTACAGAAACTTCATCGGTAAGCAAGGCGATCTTACCTTCACAGGAAGACGGCAGTGCTGATCTCCACAATAACCTTCTTTCTTGCCGCCGACAGCAACTTCACCCCACGCTGATTGCTCTTTCACGTAGTATAATTTTTGGGAAAAACAGGGGGAGGGATTTTGATCGTTTGGGTATTATGGGTATTGCATATGTGATTTAAGGTGTGTTTCGAAAGGTTGGAGAGAAACGGCGACGTTTATGTTCCTGGGGACTAATACGTCCTCTTTTCAGAAGCCCATCCCACGTGGCAGCCCGTACGACCAGGTCAGTGCCACGAGAGCTACGTCACCTTTTTCGTCTGGGCAAACGGAGCGATTCTAACGGAGGGGGTAAATATGTCCACTTTTCCGAGGGGTCAGGGACATTAAAGTATTTTCCAATCTTCGAGGTCAAAAATGTctgtaaaaaaaaaggttaaggATGGATTTGtcctttaaataaaaaagttctaAGTgtgtaattttttcttttaacttttttcTGGGATTCGGCCCTACTACATTacccaaacaaaaaaaagaggtaaaatattataaataagttatataaGTTAATCTTATTGGAAGAGTTTTAAGTGTACCGAAAATATCGATGTTCCAGTTATTTTAATCGTTGAtctgaattataaaaatatatataatatgtattaattaaaatcatcgGTTAAAACAATTGAAATACCGGTATTTTCGGTAcccttaaaaattttccaatCTTATTAATAGAGTATGTTTCCAGCAAAGTTCTAAAACTCTAATTTCTTGAAGAGTGGCGGAACTTTgaagaaaattttgagaaaaaaaaattataatatttttttagtgagggagagaaaattacaataaaagcaTTCTATAGTTATTGAATATtgaaatgtcttttttttaaaaaaaattaatcaagaaACTAATAAAGTAACTGATGATTCATAAAATAGTGCGTAAATATTACATAAATGCGAAAGAGTAAGAGTTGAGCAAAAACACAATAAGATTGActtgatattataaaattttaataagctaattatattttataaaatactactattaatttttttataaaaaaaaatttggggaAATAGCCACTTGAAGATAATATTTGCACATACCTcacatttaattttctaatgcATCGGTGACTTTAGAAACTAAATTGGTAAACTAATAATGACACTAATATATATCTTTTCACATAGAGCGAAAGCCAAAGGGCACAGGGATAAAATGTCAAAGTGTTGATGTTATTtggagttttctttttttttcatgcaCTAAATTAACTTAACTCATTGGacttctaaataaaaatagaaaaattatgtCAATTcgttaataataaataaattttttgttttttaaatttcaaataatttaatttttctatcatattactttttcttttaaaagaaTGAAAGACCAATGTAAAAGTTATTTCTCAATCTAAAATATAACaaactatgaatgtcaagaaaCAAGATTGATGGATGATTGAGAAACCAATTGGGAGATTCTTATGCCCGTGAGGTCCCTATTATGCCAAAAAATATATGGACAAAGTTAATAGGTCAAATGTCATTGTACTCAAATTccgttattttcttttctttttttcccttcCTTGTCGGTGGAATTTTGCAATTAAAATGAATGGTGTTTatagcaatatatatatatatatatatatatNNNNNNNNNNNNNNNNNNNNNNNNNNNNNNNNNNNNNNNNNNNNNNNNNNNNNNNNNNNNNNNNNNNNNNNNNNNNNNNNNNNNNNNNNNNNNNNNNNNNNNNNNNNNNNNNNNNNNNNNNNNNNNNNNNNNNNNNNNNNNNNNNNNNNNNNNNNNNNNNNNNNNNNNNNNNNNNNNNNNNNNNNNNNNNNNNNNNNNNNNNNNNNNNNNNNNNNNNNNNNNNNNNNNNNNNNNNNNNNNNNNNNNNNNNNNNNNNNNNNNNNNNNNNNNNNNNNNNNNNNNNNNNNNNNNNNNNNNNNNNNNNNNNNNNNNNNNNNNNNNNNNNNNNNNNNNNNNNNNNNNNNNNNNNNNNNNNNNNNNNNNNNNNNNNNNNNNNNNNNNNNNNNNNNNNNNNNNNNNNNNNNNNNNNNNNNNNNNNNNNNNNNNNNNNNNNNNNNNNNNNNNNNNNNNNNNNNNNNNNNNNNNNNNNNNNNNNNNNNNNNNNNNNNNNNNNNNNNNNNNNNNNNNNNNNNNNNNNNNNNNNNNNNNNNNNNNNNNNNNNNNNNNNNNNNNNNNNNNNNNNNNNNNNNNNNNNNNNNNNNNNNNNNNNNNNNNNNNNNNNNNNNNNNNNNNNNNNNNNNNNNNNNNNNNNNNNNNNNNNNNNNNNNNNNNNNNNNNNNNNNNNNNNNNNNNNNNNNNNNNNNNNNNNNNNNNNNNNNNNNNNNNNNNNNNNNNNNNNNNNNNNNNNNNNNNNNNNNNNNNNNNNNNNNNNNNNNNNNNNNNNNNNNNNNNNNNNNNNNNNNNNNNNNNNNNNNNNNNNNNNNNNNNNNNNNNNNNNNNNNNNNNNNNNNNNNNNNNNNNNNNNNNNNNNNNNNNNNNNNNNNNNNNNNNNNNNNNNNNNNNNNNNNNNNNNNNNNNNNNNNNNNNNNNNNNNNNNNNNNNNNNNNNNNNNNNNNNNNNNNNNNNNNNNNNNNNNNNNNNGTCTATgatatcaataatagttttttatCATACTGTTAGTCatgaactattattattattattatattattattattattattaatgttattgtaattattattactGTTATTATTGTTACTATTATTGCTATTATtagtgttattattattgttattgttattagtgagattattattattgttattatgctTAAATCTcgaaaaaaatttgttatcatGATTAGTATAATAGAATACTGTTTAGGATGATTATTATTctgttaatattttttgaataataataaataaataccgTTTAATAATATTgctgttattattttttggataaacTATTAACTgatattatttagaatttaaataattatcttttttctttttatagccTATCAGAAATTTGTTGTCCAAAAAATTTGATCCGCCAGATATCTTTAACGAGGTAGCTGTAGTGTCACTAGCGTTTACTAGGTTTCAACACGTTTCGCGAGTAGGTGAAATGAGAGGTCATTCTACATTGCTGAGTGCATTGGTGAAACGGTGGAAGCCGAAAACTCACACGTTTCACCTTCCAGTTGAAAAAGTGACGGTGACGCTGAAAGACGTTACATATATACTTGGCTTCCCGGTTAATGAGAAACTCGTGGCTGGTAGAACAGACAGCAGTCACCAGTTTCTGATGGAGAACTGCATCGCTTGTTTTGGTCGGGAGCCAGGTCTACAGGATCACGTCTTGGGTAAGGTGAATCTTGCATGGGTTCGGCGGTGCAGAGACACCGAACCGTGTGTCACGCAGGATATCACCGACTCTAGTGTAGCTTTTGATTGCAGATATCAACGACTCTCTCGAACCAAATTCCATTCCAACACTAAACTCACCGTCTTCCGTCGCAGTGTTGCCTTCACCTACGACATGCGCACCACTATCAGTCAgacaagacaaataaaataaacaccGTAGGTAACTTGAATTAGTAATCATAACATACCCATGTTCGCATACTCAGGAAATTCCGGGGGCATGCATGACTTCGAGATCTAGAGTCCGCATAAAAGATGGATCATAGTTGGTTTCGAACTCCTCTTTACTGTCATTATTATCTTTTTCCCAATCTATATCCCCGAGCTCATCAATATTGACCTCCTCGCCAACCGCGCCCAACCTCGACTGCTGTTCGAACTCAACGTACAGCTCTATCATCGGCATGTGAAAATCGGGTTTGTTGATAAATACATAATTCTGCTAAATACTGCTTTTGTTAGTGATGGGCATCATTTGAAACTGTATCATTCCACCAAATACTTGTACAGAATTCATGTATAAAATGTTGCTCACCCTTTTTGAAATGTGGCTTTGAATGTTATTACAAAGTCCATTTTGCAACTCTACAAAACTCATGGTACATGGAATAGCAAATGACAATGGACATTCACAAACAAAAGTCACTCCTTCATATGTTTTTGGTATAACCTCACCGTTATGATACACTCGCAAATTCGCAATATTTTCCATAACTTCAACCTCACCTAATCCGACTTCTTCGACACACCTAACTgccaaaaaaaaactaaaaactacgACAAATGTGctagaagaaagaatggaatGAGTAGAAGTGGAGTGAAGCAAGTTGAACGAGTCTTGCTTCATATTTATAGGCAGAACTcttgattaaaatatttttttacaaaaaatacaacctgtattttgtatctttcaaaaaaaattgccACAAAAAAGCAAAACGCACTATGcgttttattatttcaaaaaaaaatactgTTCATACTTAAAGGCAGGCTGTATTTGGACTTaaacgaaataaaaaaattcaaaaattaaaaaaaagaaacaaaacgcAGACTACATTTGTTTATTTctctggaaaaaaaaaagtaaaatgtaATCTACATTTTGGACTAATACCATAACAGTGCAAATTTTATCCATATGTCCATTTTATTACACAACACCAATATCTtttccataacaaaaaaaaatcagccgTAAGGTATATCACCCTTATTATTTACGAGCCATAAAGGATACACACAAGTTTCCTATGGCTCTAAGTGTTTTGAGAGTGAAAGATGTGAAATGCTGCACCAAATGATTAATTATCAAGAAAGGACATGTTGATGGTAGAATATGTTGCCGTCTCTCTGGTCCATAGGTACCTCTTGAGCTCATAAAATAACACATTAACACCACAAAACTCATTTGGTTGAAATATTCTAAGTCATTTTGTAAAGAACGTTTGATAGTGTATTTTGGTTTTAAATATattgtaattttattaaatcaGTCGTTTACTATTCATTTCGTTACAAATCAATTTTTATGTCAAATTTTCTGGTCAGaagttaataaatttaattgaatccattcctattattatttaaaaaatacataacaaaagaaaaattaagaactaatttagcaactaaattttgttttaaatattaaagcatctcacatgttttaaaaattaatttaaatacaaaaatactatttgtacataaaaaatcaactactaaattaattatcatatatatatatatataattatatatatatataatttattttattttaatatatattttatattagtgactaattttattatatatttagtaGGTCGGATATTATTCCTTGTTTATTTGGTTTAATTacaccaaataataataataataataataataataataataataataataatgcatgaataAAAAGTGAAGACCAAGTATGACAACtataaattattagaatatGAATATTTCTAGTAATTCCTACTTTTGTTCTACTTTCATGCAATGAAACTTGAAGTCCATCCTTATTCctgcaagaaaaattaaaaaggtaACCTCAACTAACTAATGATtgttttgaataatataaataataaattttaaaattggtctaatttaaataaaatacaatatattctaaattatttatccaaattttaataatagaataattatcTATACATTTGATAAATTGAACATTcgatatatctattattcacattgtttaatatttttaatatctacctatacttttccaaattaaaattagttgcTAAGCGTAGCGACTTTATTATTAAAGTAATGTTCTTTGGTCAACAAGCTCCCTCATAGTGTCTGAATTTTGGCTTGAAAGAAGAACGATAGATTCCCCTTAGAGGCAAGCATCTCAGGACTCATTATTAAATTGCTAATTAAATCCACGAATGAGGGGCATAGTAGTCAACACAGTTTGTTTCAAGAATTGAGAATCTTTCCTGGTTTATACCAAAAGCAAAGTTTTGACATCCAATATTAAACTGATGAAATTAGAATATCGAAATTTAAAGGCTAACTAAATTGAATAATATGtaataaaatgatataattttttttataaaatatatctttaaaaaaattaagtttttgaACCGGCTTTTCGATTAGGAAAAAATATCAATTCAAAAGATTAATTATTGGTTAGTTTAGTTGATCCAGTTCAGTCGAGTTCtcaaaatgattttgaaatgaatttttgtatttagaattaatatataaaataagaattgattttatttaaaaaataatatataatttaattttatatttttatcttttattgcaACCAGAGTTATATTAATATCTAAAGgctaaaaataacattttatatttcaagacatcaaattattttaagaatggagatatttgagtttagttataATGTAAATACACGAGATttacaaataaatttaattcttgtttttttttatctgtttcaaacaaagaatttgattttcaaattaaatcaattcTAATTTTATGGGATTCGAAACACAccctaaaaaaatccaaaaaataaaaataacaaaagaaagtattcgaaaaattttaaaaattgataacaagTGACATATTAAATCGTCAAAAATAGAAAAGCTGagataaaatacacaaattttatGTGACAAAACGTTTCACCAATTAGATTCGTCCAGTAATAATACTTTcgggtatttttttttttaactttgcCCTTTATTTATACTAACTATATAATCTAAACTACTGACTAGCATTCCTCATATTATCATTCCCACGTACACCAATATGGCAGATTGGTTTCTTCTTATGTTCCAGTTCTTGCTTCTTAGCCCAGCTTTAACATCTTCTTCTCCATCAGTTCAAGATCCTGAATCCGTTGTGCAGGAACTACACAAGTATGTTACGCAGTAACTATATTCTTTATATTCAACCATTTCACCACATAAACTTATATACCATTCACTTAATTACAATAATAATGGGTTGTTAATTAGTGTGAAACATGAAGCAACATAATTTGTTAATATAATGTTAATGACAATAGCACATTTGtattctttaattaattaattttctctttGTAGGATCACCAATaattccaggagaaatttggcaTACTTTTCTTGCGGTACAGGTAACCCAATCGACGATTGTTGGAGGTGTGACCCCAATTGGGAAAGAAACCGGAAGCGCCTCGCCGACTGCGCCATTGGCTTCGGGAGGCGCGCAATTGGAGGTAGGGATGGAAAATATTACATGGTCACTAATCCTAGTGACCACGCAATGGACCCCAAGCCGGGTACCCTAAGACATGCTGTGATCCAAGAAGAGCCCTTATGGATAATCTTCAAGCATGACATgtttataaaactaaaaatggACCTAATTGTAAATTCTCACAAAACAATTGATGGCAGAGGAGCAAATATTCACATTGGTAGAGGACCCTGCATTGAAATAAGGAATAAGTCCAACATCATAATTCATGGCATACATATCCATGATTGTGTGAGAGGTGGTAGTGGCTATGTTAGGGACTCAAATAGTCATTTCTTTTGGAGATCAAGATCTGATGGAGATGGGGTTTTGATACATGGGAGTAGTTTTGTTTGGGTGGACCATTGCTCATTTTCAAATTGCTATGATGGGCTTATTGATGTTGTTCATGGGTCAACGGGTGTTAcaatttcaaataattatatGACACACCATAATAAAGTTATGCTTTTAGGACATAGTGATTCCAATGAAGAAGAGGACAAGAATATGCAAGTAACTGTGGCATTCAACCATTTTGGAGAAGGGCTTGGAGGAAGAATGCCAaggtaattaaattaatttaagtttGAGTTACGTTGTTACTATATTCCCGGATTATTTACCATGAACTCTACAAAGTGTATGATCATATCCGTTAATATAAAATTGAGAAACCCTCGACAATTACctcaaaaaataatgaaacttttgataaaaaaaaatattcaactcAGTTTCTGAACTTTATTTTTATGGGATTAGTTAGCTCTTATACTAAAAAAAAgtcaatattaattttttttttggtacatAAACTAATCaatcaaaaaaaattaggaatTGAAATAGACATttttttaggaatttcattGTTTTTTTGAGATAATTATCAAAATCGGATGAAGTATTCACTCTATAAAATTACAGATATGTagatattataaaaagaatagGAGAAGGTAATGCTATGTAGAGCATTCATGATGAACTTGAACCCATAATAATAACACAACTCTAATTTTGTCACACCAaaagttttttaaatataaaaatttaattataaatttaataaaattataaaaattaatagaataatttaacCTTTTAAATACTGCCACcagtttttttattacttttttcaatttatttataaaactaTATATCATATCGTTTTAACTTTAGTCATTTCAACTTTCAAGAactttagaaagaaaaataaaactataGTGGATATATAAATTTTGTGTTATCGTCATACAGTGTTAGCGGCAAAAATTTTCTTAACTCAGTTCACGCAAGATATTTTTTTAGGGTAAATcacacaaataaattaaacgAAGATTAATATTATACTAATatcttaaaacaaaataaattatatatatatattttttaaaataattctaCGTGAGTAGAATTAActaaatttgatttatgttttttaatataaatcaaattaataggattcgatttattatatatgctatatgaataataaatgaaattaagttgat harbors:
- the LOC107468980 gene encoding probable pectate lyase 5; translated protein: MADWFLLMFQFLLLSPALTSSSPSVQDPESVVQELHKITNNSRRNLAYFSCGTGNPIDDCWRCDPNWERNRKRLADCAIGFGRRAIGGRDGKYYMVTNPSDHAMDPKPGTLRHAVIQEEPLWIIFKHDMFIKLKMDLIVNSHKTIDGRGANIHIGRGPCIEIRNKSNIIIHGIHIHDCVRGGSGYVRDSNSHFFWRSRSDGDGVLIHGSSFVWVDHCSFSNCYDGLIDVVHGSTGVTISNNYMTHHNKVMLLGHSDSNEEEDKNMQVTVAFNHFGEGLGGRMPRCRFGYFHVVNNYYTHWQQYAIGGSSSPTIFSQGNRFVAPHDVDHKEVTKHFGSSKDEWKRWNWRSEGDLMLNGAFFTESGDGAPFLYEKASSMEGRPAMLVTLMTAGAGALACKNGQLC